CGGCGGCGCCGCTACTGGCGGTGGCGGCGGTGGGGCCAGGAAGCGGTGCTGCAAACTGACCCCGGTGGTTACAAAGGTCACGTCTGCCCGCGAGCCACGCGCGGCCGGGATGCCGGCGGCGTCGCGGCGAAGGAACAGGCCCAGCGCCGTCGCCCGGTCGAGATCGAGATTGAAACCGCCGGCGAGGGCGTAGCCGGCATCGGAGTTGTTGAGCGGCCCGCTGATGTCCGTATACACGCCACCCTGCACGCTGAAGTACACCTCCTTGCCCTCGTCATTGAGCGAAAGGCGCGGGCCAGCGGTGAGCGAGAGAATGCTCGTCAGGTCGCTCTCGGGCTTCGTCGATACCGCTGTGCCGAAGGCGGCAAACTGCGGCTGCGCCAGCAGGCTGACGGCGTACTTGCCGCCCCATTGATAGCCGAGGTAGGGCGCCACTGCTCCGCCCGGATCGGCGCTCTTACGGAATGTCGAGGTCGGGAAGGCGGCGCCGATATCGATGCCCGCAACCGGTTCGGCGGCGTGCGCCGCTGCTGCCAGCACGCTCCCCGCGATGCCCGCCATGATCAGGCCTTGCCACGATTTCTTTTGCATGCTGCCCTCCGTTTTGGGGATTGTGTAGCGCGAGACCGCTCCGGTTGCAAAGGTGGCGAAGCCGGTGGGCATCAGCTCGGCGGCGGTTGCTGCAGATGACGGAACTGTTCGAGATAGAGCTGGCGGTAGAGGCCGCCGCGCGCCAGCAGTTCGGCATGCGGGCCCACCTCGCGCACCTCACCATCCTCGAGCACCACGATCCGGCCGGCGTTGATCACCGTCGACAGGCGGTGCGCGATGATCAGCGTGGTGCGGCCCGCCATCAGCCGGCGCAAGGCTTGGTGAATCAGGTTCTCCGCCTCCGAGTCGAGCGCCGAGGTGGCTTCGTCGAGAACCAGGATCGGCGCGTCCTTGAGGAAGGCGCGCGCAATTGCGATGCGCTGGCGCTGTCCACCGGATAGGCGCACGCCACGCTCGCCGATCAGTGTGAGCAAACCCTCGGGCAGCTCCGCGATGAAGCCGTCGGCGTTGGCCGCGCGCACGGCGGCCGCCAGCTCGGCATCGGTCGCCGCCGGCTTGGCATAGAGGAGATTCTCGCGCAGCGAGCCGCTGAACAACACCGGATCCTGCGGCACGATGCCGATGTGCCCGCGGAGCGACGCCAACGTCAGTGCGCGCACGTCGATGCCGTCGACCAGCACGGCACCCTCAGTGACATCGTAGAATCGCGGCAGCAGCGACACCAGCGTCGACTTGCCCGCACCGCTGCGGCCGACGAGGGCGACGGTTTCGCCCGGCGCGATGTTCAGCGACACCCGCTGCAAGGCGGGGCGGCCGTTGCTGCGGCTGGCGTAGCTGAAACCGACGTCGCGAAACTCGACCCGGCCGCTGACCCGCGCCAGCGCCGGGGCGCCGGGGGCCTCGGCCACTTCGGCGTGGATATCGAAGAACTCGAAGATGCGCTCCATCGCCGCCAGCGAGTTGGACACCACTACGCTCAGCTCACTGAAGCGCTGCAGCGGCAAGTACAGGCTGCCGAGGTAGGCGTAGAAGGCGATCATGGTGCCGACGCTCATGGTGCCGTGGAGAATCATCGTGCCGGCCGCCCACACCACGATCAGCGGCGCCGCCAGGGTGAGAAACGTCGTCGCCGCTTGGCTGGCCGACGAGAGCTGGACGTTGGTCATGGTGAGATCGAGCAAGCCACGGCTGGTGCGGTAGAAGCGCTCGGCCTCGTGCTGCTCGCGGCCGAAGGCCTTGACCGCTCCGGCAGCGGCGATCTTCTCGTGCAGGTCGCCGGAGAAGTCCTCGATCATCTCCTGTACCGATTGGCTGGCCGCCTTGATGCGCGGGCTGAAGTAGCGGATCAGCAGCGCGTACAGCGGAATGACGCCGAGCGCGATCAGGGCGAGGCGGTGTTCGAGCACGAACAGTATCCACACCACGAAGCCGAGCGAAGCGCCGTCCATCCAGACGTTGGTGAGGGCCGAGCCGACGAAGTTCTGCGCCAGCTGGATGTCGCTGACGAAGCGCGCCACGATGCTGCCCGAGCGCCGCTCGTCGAAGAACGAGTGCGACATGCTCTGGATGTGCTGGTAGAGCGCGTAGCGCAGGTCGAAGATCAACCGGTGGCCGGCCTGGCCGGCCCAGTAGCTGCGGTAGTAACTGGCCACCCCCAGCACCGCGTAAGCCAGCAGGACGGACGCGCCAATGACCGTCAGGCGGCCGGGCGCGCCACTGCCGACCCCGGGCAGGCGCGCCAGCACGAACGCGCACCAGTTATCGAGCCAGCGATTGGTGGCCTCGGTCGCGTGCAGCGATCGGGCTGCTGGCGGCACCAGCAACACATCGGTGAGGTACTTGAGCACCAGCGGGAAGATCAACGGCAGCGTGAACTTGAGCACGCCGCAGGCCGAGGCCCCGGCGATCAGCCAGCGGTGGGGCCAGACGTAACTGAGAAAGCGCAGCAGCGGCGCCCGCCGGTGCGTAGGCGGCATAGGCGCAACGAAGCAGTCGCCCGCGCACGGGTCAAGCACTCGCCGCTATTTTGCCCGCGCGGGCAGACTGCTACGTTCTCCGCCCATGAGCATGGCTGAAACCATCGAACGCTTGCTGCGCCGGCAGCTGGCCGTTGATCGCCTTGAAATCCTTGATGACGGCTGGCGGCATGCCGGCCATGCCGAGGCCCGCGGCGGCGGGCACTTCACGGTCACCATCGTTTCACCCGATTTCACCGGCAAGGCGCGGATCGAGCGCCACCGCATGGTCTACGCCGCGCTCGGCGACCAGATGCGCCAGGCAATCCACGCGCTGGTGCTGATCACGCGGGCGCCGGATGAGGTTGGGCCGGGCTGAAGCTGGCGGGG
This genomic interval from Deltaproteobacteria bacterium contains the following:
- a CDS encoding ABC transporter ATP-binding protein, translating into MPPTHRRAPLLRFLSYVWPHRWLIAGASACGVLKFTLPLIFPLVLKYLTDVLLVPPAARSLHATEATNRWLDNWCAFVLARLPGVGSGAPGRLTVIGASVLLAYAVLGVASYYRSYWAGQAGHRLIFDLRYALYQHIQSMSHSFFDERRSGSIVARFVSDIQLAQNFVGSALTNVWMDGASLGFVVWILFVLEHRLALIALGVIPLYALLIRYFSPRIKAASQSVQEMIEDFSGDLHEKIAAAGAVKAFGREQHEAERFYRTSRGLLDLTMTNVQLSSASQAATTFLTLAAPLIVVWAAGTMILHGTMSVGTMIAFYAYLGSLYLPLQRFSELSVVVSNSLAAMERIFEFFDIHAEVAEAPGAPALARVSGRVEFRDVGFSYASRSNGRPALQRVSLNIAPGETVALVGRSGAGKSTLVSLLPRFYDVTEGAVLVDGIDVRALTLASLRGHIGIVPQDPVLFSGSLRENLLYAKPAATDAELAAAVRAANADGFIAELPEGLLTLIGERGVRLSGGQRQRIAIARAFLKDAPILVLDEATSALDSEAENLIHQALRRLMAGRTTLIIAHRLSTVINAGRIVVLEDGEVREVGPHAELLARGGLYRQLYLEQFRHLQQPPPS
- a CDS encoding BolA family transcriptional regulator — translated: MSMAETIERLLRRQLAVDRLEILDDGWRHAGHAEARGGGHFTVTIVSPDFTGKARIERHRMVYAALGDQMRQAIHALVLITRAPDEVGPG
- a CDS encoding OmpA family protein, with product MQKKSWQGLIMAGIAGSVLAAAAHAAEPVAGIDIGAAFPTSTFRKSADPGGAVAPYLGYQWGGKYAVSLLAQPQFAAFGTAVSTKPESDLTSILSLTAGPRLSLNDEGKEVYFSVQGGVYTDISGPLNNSDAGYALAGGFNLDLDRATALGLFLRRDAAGIPAARGSRADVTFVTTGVSLQHRFLAPPPPPPVAAPPLVAELPPPAPLPPKRKIVLRGVNFDTRKAVIRPEDRAILDTAAETLTESGSVAVAVEGHTDSRGTAAANQQLSLQRAEAVRDYLASKGIDRGRMSVAGFAATQPAATNDTDEGRALNRRVELRVSAEP